A genome region from Ottowia testudinis includes the following:
- a CDS encoding acyl-CoA carboxylase subunit beta — translation MNRFESAFNTHSASAAARRSAMLARIAQWRALEERAAQASARSKPVFDKRGQLLPRERVALLLDAGAPWLPLCSLAGYLQDTKDADKSVPGGGMLAGIGFISGVRCMVVASDSGIEAGAIQAMGLDKMLRVQDIALQNKLPFVHLVESAGANLMRYRVEGFVHGGSLFRNLARHSAAGLPMITVQHGSGTAGGAYMPGLSDIVIMVRGRSRAFLAGPPLLLAATGEVATEEELGGAEMHTSVSGLGEYLAEDDRQALGMARQLVAQFCERNRALAIDQKARVAINSGVDEPVLAADDLLALMPAHTREPVDMREVMARIVDGSALLEFKALYGGATVCAQARIGGHAVGIISNNGPIDVPGANKATHFIQWMCQLGHPIVYLQNTTGYMVGKDAEQGGMIKHGSKMIQAVTSATVPQVTIQCGASFGAGNYGMCGRGFAPRFLFSWPSARTAVMGGEQAARTMQIVTEAALARKGMAPDADQSQKQFDQIVAMFEAQADAFYTSGLLLDDGVIDPRDTREVLRFCLDTVVEAEAKKPRAMQFGVARM, via the coding sequence ATGAACCGCTTTGAGTCTGCCTTCAACACGCACAGCGCCAGTGCCGCCGCGCGGCGCAGCGCCATGCTGGCGCGCATCGCCCAGTGGCGCGCGCTGGAAGAGCGCGCCGCCCAGGCCTCGGCGCGCTCCAAACCCGTGTTCGACAAGCGCGGCCAGTTGCTGCCGCGCGAGCGCGTGGCCTTGCTGCTGGATGCGGGCGCACCGTGGCTGCCGTTGTGTTCACTGGCGGGGTATCTGCAAGACACGAAGGACGCTGACAAGTCGGTGCCCGGCGGCGGCATGCTGGCCGGCATCGGTTTCATCAGTGGCGTGCGCTGCATGGTGGTGGCCAGCGACTCGGGCATTGAGGCCGGTGCGATTCAGGCCATGGGGCTCGACAAGATGCTGCGCGTGCAAGACATTGCGCTGCAGAACAAGCTGCCCTTCGTGCACCTGGTGGAAAGCGCGGGCGCCAACCTGATGCGCTACCGCGTCGAGGGCTTCGTGCACGGCGGCAGCCTGTTCCGCAACCTGGCGCGGCATTCGGCCGCTGGCCTGCCGATGATCACGGTGCAGCACGGCTCGGGCACGGCCGGTGGCGCCTACATGCCGGGCCTGTCCGACATTGTGATCATGGTGCGTGGTCGCTCGCGCGCCTTTCTGGCCGGCCCGCCCTTGCTGCTGGCGGCCACGGGCGAGGTAGCCACCGAAGAAGAACTGGGCGGTGCCGAGATGCACACCAGCGTGTCGGGGCTGGGCGAATACCTGGCTGAAGACGACCGGCAGGCGCTGGGCATGGCGCGGCAGCTGGTGGCCCAGTTTTGTGAGCGAAATCGTGCTCTGGCGATTGACCAGAAAGCGCGAGTAGCTATCAATTCAGGAGTGGATGAGCCTGTGCTGGCTGCCGACGATCTGCTTGCCCTGATGCCCGCCCACACCCGCGAGCCGGTCGATATGCGCGAGGTGATGGCGCGCATCGTGGATGGTTCCGCGCTGCTCGAATTCAAGGCGCTGTACGGCGGTGCCACGGTGTGCGCGCAGGCGCGCATCGGCGGCCACGCGGTGGGCATCATCAGCAACAACGGCCCCATCGACGTGCCCGGCGCCAACAAGGCCACGCACTTCATCCAGTGGATGTGCCAGCTCGGCCACCCCATCGTCTATTTGCAAAACACGACCGGCTACATGGTTGGCAAGGACGCCGAGCAGGGCGGCATGATCAAGCACGGCAGCAAGATGATTCAGGCGGTGACCAGCGCCACGGTGCCGCAGGTCACCATCCAGTGCGGTGCGAGCTTTGGCGCCGGCAATTACGGCATGTGCGGGCGCGGCTTTGCGCCGCGTTTTTTGTTCAGCTGGCCCAGCGCCAGGACGGCCGTGATGGGCGGCGAGCAGGCCGCGCGCACCATGCAGATCGTGACCGAGGCCGCGCTGGCGCGCAAAGGCATGGCGCCCGACGCCGATCAATCGCAAAAACAGTTCGACCAGATCGTCGCCATGTTCGAGGCGCAGGCGGATGCCTTCTACACCAGCGGCCTGCTGCTCGACGACGGCGTGATCGACCCGCGCGACACGCGCGAGGTGCTGCGCTTTTGTCTGGACACGGTGGTGGAAGCTGAAGCGAAAAAGCCGCGCGCGATGCAGTTTGGTGTGGCGCGAATGTAG
- a CDS encoding SDR family oxidoreductase, whose product MTYRSIFAPGLLAGQVVVVTGGGSGIGRCTAHELAALGAQVVLIGRNVGKLQAVQDEISADGGQASHAVCDIRQEEAVRQTVAGIVARHGAIDALVNNAGGQYITPAEKISAKGWQAVIDTNLTGGFLMARECFTQSMAARGGAVVNIVADIWGSMPGMAHSGAARAGMVSFTETAAAEWAASGVRVNAVAPGYIASSGMDHYPEEARPMLRAMRKTVPLGRFGTEAEVSAAIVFLLSPAAAFISGTVLRVDGARPQARMGWGDVAAPAAVQQRAAVAPFDGFHRYQTPEVFRP is encoded by the coding sequence GTGACCTATCGGTCGATCTTCGCGCCCGGCCTGCTGGCGGGCCAGGTGGTGGTGGTGACGGGCGGCGGCTCGGGCATTGGGCGCTGCACCGCGCATGAGCTGGCGGCGCTGGGCGCGCAGGTGGTGCTGATCGGCCGCAACGTCGGCAAGCTGCAGGCGGTGCAGGACGAGATCAGTGCCGATGGCGGCCAAGCCAGCCACGCCGTGTGCGACATCCGGCAGGAAGAGGCGGTGCGCCAGACCGTGGCGGGCATCGTGGCGCGCCACGGCGCCATCGACGCGCTGGTGAACAACGCGGGCGGCCAGTACATCACGCCGGCGGAAAAGATCAGTGCCAAGGGCTGGCAAGCCGTGATCGACACCAACCTGACGGGCGGCTTCTTGATGGCGCGCGAGTGCTTCACGCAAAGCATGGCGGCGCGCGGCGGCGCGGTGGTCAACATCGTGGCTGACATCTGGGGCTCGATGCCGGGCATGGCGCACAGCGGCGCGGCGCGCGCGGGCATGGTCAGCTTCACCGAAACGGCCGCCGCCGAATGGGCCGCCAGTGGCGTGCGCGTGAACGCGGTGGCGCCGGGCTACATCGCCTCCAGCGGCATGGACCATTACCCTGAAGAGGCGCGGCCGATGCTGCGCGCCATGCGCAAGACGGTGCCGCTGGGCCGCTTCGGCACCGAAGCCGAGGTGTCGGCCGCCATCGTGTTTCTGCTCTCACCGGCGGCGGCCTTCATCAGCGGCACGGTGCTGCGTGTGGACGGCGCGCGGCCGCAGGCGCGCATGGGCTGGGGTGACGTGGCCGCACCTGCCGCCGTGCAGCAGCGCGCGGCGGTGGCGCCGTTTGATGGCTTTCACCGGTACCAAACGCCGGAGGTGTTTCGCCCATGA
- a CDS encoding TetR family transcriptional regulator, which produces MPPVAALPAIPPPARRGRPRKMESERDEGNRRQALMAEAARLFRAKGFDGTSTRDIAAAAGMQSGSPFYFFQSKQALLHAVMQEGMARAEASQAAALKALGARAPAQERLRTLARHHFEVLLGPGSDFIPVMLFEWRSLDAAQQQEVRALKDAYEAAWMPVLRALHRAGRLKARPEVARLFIFGALNWSVQWFSDRGQLSLDELTAQALLLFTGQA; this is translated from the coding sequence ATGCCCCCCGTCGCAGCCCTTCCCGCCATCCCGCCGCCCGCGCGGCGCGGACGTCCACGCAAGATGGAGAGTGAGCGGGATGAGGGCAATCGGCGGCAGGCGCTGATGGCTGAAGCGGCGCGGCTGTTTCGCGCCAAGGGGTTTGACGGCACGAGCACGCGCGACATTGCGGCGGCGGCGGGCATGCAGAGCGGCTCGCCGTTTTACTTTTTTCAGAGCAAGCAAGCGCTGCTGCATGCGGTGATGCAAGAGGGCATGGCGCGGGCCGAGGCCAGTCAGGCGGCGGCGCTCAAGGCCTTGGGAGCGCGCGCGCCGGCGCAGGAGCGGTTGCGCACGCTGGCGCGGCACCACTTCGAGGTGCTGCTGGGGCCGGGCAGCGATTTCATTCCGGTGATGCTGTTCGAGTGGCGCTCGCTCGATGCCGCGCAGCAGCAAGAGGTGCGCGCGCTGAAGGACGCTTACGAGGCCGCCTGGATGCCGGTGCTGCGCGCGCTGCACCGCGCGGGGCGATTGAAGGCGCGGCCCGAGGTGGCGCGGTTGTTCATCTTTGGCGCGCTCAACTGGTCGGTGCAGTGGTTTTCGGACCGGGGCCAGTTGTCGCTCGACGAGCTGACGGCGCAGGCGCTGCTGCTGTTCACGGGGCAGGCATGA
- a CDS encoding MarR family winged helix-turn-helix transcriptional regulator: MLHQDPAPIPPAFGPGAAAVTQLTLTVFRLNGVLLHWGDQLVAPLGLTSARWQMLGAIHLAATPLTAPQVGESMGVTRQGAQKQLNLLLEQGLVEARHNLAHRRSPLYVLTPQGVALYQKADALWAAQAAELAALIPAVKTRAATAVLEAMLDQLQAVNPSSEAEP; this comes from the coding sequence ATGTTGCATCAAGACCCAGCCCCAATCCCGCCCGCGTTTGGGCCCGGCGCCGCTGCCGTCACCCAGCTGACGCTGACGGTGTTCCGCCTGAACGGTGTGCTGCTGCATTGGGGCGACCAGTTGGTTGCGCCGCTTGGCCTGACGAGCGCGCGCTGGCAGATGCTGGGTGCCATCCATCTGGCCGCCACGCCGCTGACGGCCCCGCAAGTCGGCGAGTCGATGGGCGTGACCCGCCAGGGCGCGCAGAAGCAGCTCAACTTGCTGCTCGAACAGGGGTTGGTCGAGGCGCGTCACAACCTCGCGCACCGGCGCTCGCCGCTGTATGTCTTGACGCCTCAAGGCGTGGCGCTGTATCAGAAGGCCGATGCGCTCTGGGCCGCGCAAGCTGCCGAACTTGCCGCGCTGATTCCCGCCGTCAAGACTCGCGCGGCGACCGCAGTACTTGAAGCGATGCTGGATCAGCTGCAAGCCGTCAACCCGTCTTCAGAGGCCGAACCATGA
- the asd gene encoding archaetidylserine decarboxylase (Phosphatidylserine decarboxylase is synthesized as a single chain precursor. Generation of the pyruvoyl active site from a Ser is coupled to cleavage of a Gly-Ser bond between the larger (beta) and smaller (alpha chains). It is an integral membrane protein.), translating to MSDRLAVLPQYLLPKKLITQLAGHLASAQLGGATHAVIRRFVAHYGVDMAEAAEPRIESYASFNDFFTRALREGARPLADADYLCPVDGAISQFGAIEQGQIFQAKGHAYSTRALLAGDAALAAEFEHGQFATIYLSPKDYHRIHMPCAGRLQRMVYVPGDLFSVNPTTARGVPGLFARNERVVCLFDTARGPFVLVLVGATIVGSMATVWHGVVNPPRPGEVKRWDYAGQPVELAKGAEMGRFLLGSTVVMLWPKSTLKFNPDWVPDGSVRMGQMMGKALG from the coding sequence ATGTCCGACCGCCTCGCCGTCTTGCCGCAGTACCTGCTGCCCAAAAAGCTCATCACCCAGCTGGCGGGCCACCTGGCCAGCGCCCAGCTGGGTGGCGCCACGCACGCCGTCATCCGCCGCTTTGTGGCGCACTACGGCGTCGACATGGCCGAGGCGGCCGAACCGCGCATTGAAAGCTACGCCAGCTTCAACGACTTCTTCACCCGCGCGCTGCGCGAAGGCGCCCGCCCGCTGGCCGATGCCGACTACCTGTGCCCGGTGGACGGCGCCATCAGCCAGTTCGGCGCCATCGAGCAGGGCCAGATCTTCCAGGCCAAGGGCCACGCCTACAGCACACGCGCGCTGCTGGCGGGCGACGCGGCGCTGGCGGCGGAGTTCGAACACGGCCAGTTCGCCACGATCTACCTGAGCCCGAAGGACTACCACCGCATCCACATGCCCTGCGCCGGACGCCTGCAGCGCATGGTCTATGTGCCGGGCGACTTGTTCAGCGTCAACCCGACCACGGCGCGCGGTGTGCCGGGCCTGTTCGCGCGCAACGAGCGCGTGGTGTGCCTGTTCGACACCGCGCGCGGCCCCTTCGTGCTGGTGCTGGTCGGCGCGACCATCGTCGGCAGCATGGCCACCGTGTGGCATGGCGTGGTCAACCCGCCGCGCCCGGGTGAAGTCAAACGCTGGGATTACGCCGGCCAGCCGGTCGAGCTGGCCAAGGGCGCCGAGATGGGGCGCTTTTTGCTGGGCTCCACGGTGGTGATGCTGTGGCCCAAGAGCACGCTTAAATTCAATCCTGATTGGGTACCCGATGGCTCCGTGCGCATGGGGCAGATGATGGGCAAGGCGCTGGGGTAA
- a CDS encoding fumarylacetoacetate hydrolase family protein — translation MSDYVFSPPEPAAVPVHGSAQRYAVRRIFCVGRNYAAHAREMGADPDREPPFYFNKTPAHLVLSGATVPYALGTQNLHYEMELVIALGQPAFRIAPEAALQTVWGYACGLDMTRRDLQNTAKQMGRPWDFGKDFENAAVIGPLVPASAMGHPAQGRIQLSVNGQIRQDSDIKELIWSVPEIVANLSQYYHLQAGDLIYTGTPEGVGAVQPGDKITGRIDGVGEIALTIGQPE, via the coding sequence ATGAGCGACTATGTTTTTTCTCCCCCCGAACCAGCCGCCGTGCCGGTGCACGGCAGCGCCCAACGCTACGCGGTGCGCCGCATCTTCTGCGTGGGCCGTAACTACGCGGCGCACGCGCGCGAGATGGGCGCCGACCCCGATCGCGAGCCGCCGTTCTATTTCAACAAGACGCCGGCCCATCTGGTCTTGAGCGGCGCCACCGTGCCCTACGCGCTGGGCACGCAGAACCTGCACTACGAAATGGAGCTGGTGATTGCCCTCGGCCAGCCGGCATTCCGCATCGCCCCCGAGGCAGCGCTTCAGACCGTCTGGGGCTATGCCTGCGGCCTGGACATGACGCGGCGCGACTTGCAGAACACCGCCAAGCAGATGGGCCGGCCGTGGGACTTCGGCAAGGACTTTGAAAACGCCGCCGTCATCGGCCCGCTGGTGCCGGCCAGCGCCATGGGCCACCCAGCGCAGGGGCGCATCCAGCTGTCGGTCAACGGCCAGATCAGGCAGGACAGCGACATCAAGGAACTGATCTGGAGCGTGCCCGAGATCGTCGCCAACCTGTCGCAGTACTACCACCTGCAAGCGGGCGACCTGATCTACACCGGCACGCCTGAAGGCGTGGGCGCGGTGCAACCCGGCGACAAGATCACCGGCCGGATCGACGGCGTGGGCGAGATCGCGCTGACCATCGGGCAGCCGGAGTAA
- a CDS encoding molybdopterin-dependent oxidoreductase, with protein sequence MTNDLPQVLASPEVRYPSVNDSIDRSGHGYQRRDFLKIVGASAGAAGLVSLGVAVAPEKAQAFAYEPYFTDDQLTTVVTSCAHNCGSRHVLVAHKKGDVIVRLSTDNGEYQAQGAYGKDTFEEPQLRACLRGRSYRARLYSPERLLYPMKRVGARGEHKFKRISWDEALNEIAQKMVQLKKDFGPTAILDQSYAGASYGVLHKSDQIEGLLGRFLGMFGCRTNSWSVPSYQGTTFSSRMTFGTIQDGNEDDTFAHSKLIIMWGWNPAYTFHGGNTFYYMRMAKQKGCKFVLIDPQYTDSAAVYDAWWIPIKPNTDAAMMAGMAHHIFTNNLHDQKFINKFCLGMDEGTMGEYKGKKENFKDYILGKYDNTPKTPEWAAAICGVKAEDIIKLADMYAKTKPAALKASWAPGRASYGEQYNRMAAALQAMTGNIGILGGCAEGVGKAWHSESVAYPYDENANLWWASIKSDRWAHCVLNYPNIKREELGLWPREDDLDGKIPNIKAIFWQGSDWFNQLTNINKEIKAIEKLELVVCMDSTITPSGIWADYLLPIATHFERHDVALPWYKGHYYIHRPKVIEPLGESKTDFQVFTELCYRLEALDPSLKNLGKRYNPRADRGYFQNPDAVDEAYLQAWWTGNVQHHQGVTMPWAEFKKHGTYKFKLKEPHVAFREQVTKGVPFETPSGKIEILATQLADITDWTKTQYGYEIPYIPKWVEPFESLNHPIAKQYPFHLISPHPRWRTHSIFNNIPWLRETYEQEVTINASDAKKLGIQTGDTVEVWNDRGKCVVPAYVTERLLPGVLVLFEGAWMDPDKDGIDRAGNPDFLTLDNPSPAGAFAYNNAMVQIKKTDLVHRPGWDDLAVARSSVFRRDM encoded by the coding sequence ATGACCAACGACCTGCCGCAAGTGCTGGCTTCGCCAGAGGTGCGCTACCCCAGCGTCAACGACTCCATCGACCGCTCGGGCCATGGCTACCAGCGGCGCGACTTCCTGAAGATCGTCGGTGCCAGCGCCGGCGCAGCCGGGCTGGTCAGCCTGGGTGTGGCCGTGGCGCCTGAAAAAGCCCAGGCCTTTGCCTACGAGCCCTACTTCACCGACGACCAGCTCACCACCGTCGTCACCTCCTGCGCGCACAACTGCGGCTCGCGCCACGTGCTGGTGGCGCACAAGAAAGGCGACGTGATCGTGCGCCTGTCCACCGACAACGGCGAATACCAGGCGCAGGGCGCCTACGGCAAGGACACGTTTGAAGAGCCGCAGCTGCGCGCCTGCCTGCGCGGGCGCAGCTACCGTGCGCGCCTGTATTCGCCCGAGCGTTTGCTGTACCCCATGAAGCGCGTGGGCGCGCGCGGCGAGCACAAGTTCAAGCGCATCAGCTGGGACGAGGCGCTGAACGAGATCGCGCAGAAGATGGTGCAGCTGAAGAAGGATTTCGGCCCCACCGCCATCCTCGACCAGAGCTACGCCGGCGCCAGCTACGGCGTGCTGCACAAGTCGGACCAGATCGAGGGCCTGCTCGGGCGATTCCTGGGCATGTTCGGCTGCCGCACCAACTCGTGGAGCGTGCCGAGCTACCAGGGCACCACCTTCTCCAGCCGCATGACCTTCGGCACCATCCAGGACGGCAACGAGGACGACACCTTTGCCCACAGCAAGCTGATCATCATGTGGGGCTGGAACCCGGCCTACACCTTCCACGGCGGCAACACCTTCTACTACATGCGCATGGCCAAGCAGAAGGGCTGCAAGTTCGTGCTGATCGATCCGCAGTACACCGACTCGGCCGCTGTGTACGACGCCTGGTGGATTCCGATCAAGCCCAACACCGACGCCGCCATGATGGCCGGCATGGCGCACCACATCTTCACCAACAACCTGCACGACCAGAAGTTCATCAACAAGTTCTGCCTGGGGATGGATGAAGGCACGATGGGTGAGTACAAGGGCAAGAAGGAGAACTTCAAGGACTACATCCTCGGCAAGTACGACAACACGCCCAAGACGCCCGAATGGGCCGCCGCCATCTGCGGCGTGAAGGCCGAGGACATCATCAAGCTGGCGGACATGTACGCCAAGACCAAGCCCGCCGCACTCAAGGCATCGTGGGCACCCGGCCGCGCCAGCTACGGTGAGCAATACAACCGCATGGCCGCCGCGCTGCAGGCCATGACCGGCAACATCGGCATCCTGGGCGGCTGCGCCGAGGGCGTGGGCAAGGCTTGGCATTCGGAGAGCGTGGCGTATCCGTATGACGAGAACGCCAACCTGTGGTGGGCCTCGATCAAGTCCGACCGCTGGGCGCACTGCGTGCTGAACTATCCCAACATCAAGCGCGAAGAGTTGGGCCTGTGGCCGCGCGAGGACGATCTGGACGGCAAGATCCCCAACATCAAGGCCATCTTCTGGCAGGGCAGCGACTGGTTCAACCAGCTCACCAACATCAACAAGGAAATCAAGGCCATCGAAAAGCTGGAGCTGGTGGTGTGCATGGATTCGACCATCACGCCCTCGGGCATCTGGGCCGATTACCTGCTGCCGATTGCCACGCACTTCGAGCGCCACGACGTGGCGCTGCCCTGGTACAAGGGCCACTACTACATCCACCGGCCCAAGGTGATTGAGCCGCTGGGCGAGAGCAAGACCGACTTCCAGGTTTTCACCGAACTGTGCTACCGACTGGAGGCGCTCGACCCCAGCCTGAAGAACCTGGGCAAGCGCTACAACCCACGCGCCGACCGCGGCTACTTCCAGAACCCCGACGCGGTGGACGAGGCCTATCTGCAAGCCTGGTGGACAGGCAACGTGCAGCATCACCAGGGCGTGACGATGCCGTGGGCCGAGTTCAAGAAGCACGGCACCTACAAGTTCAAGCTGAAGGAGCCGCACGTCGCCTTTCGCGAGCAGGTCACCAAGGGCGTGCCGTTCGAGACGCCCTCGGGCAAGATCGAAATCCTGGCCACGCAATTGGCCGACATCACCGACTGGACGAAGACGCAGTACGGCTACGAAATTCCGTACATCCCGAAGTGGGTCGAGCCGTTCGAGTCGCTCAACCACCCGATCGCCAAGCAGTACCCGTTCCACCTGATCAGCCCGCACCCGCGCTGGCGCACGCACTCCATCTTCAACAACATTCCGTGGCTGCGCGAGACCTACGAGCAAGAGGTCACCATCAACGCCAGCGATGCCAAGAAGCTGGGTATCCAGACCGGCGACACGGTCGAGGTGTGGAACGACCGCGGCAAATGCGTGGTGCCGGCGTATGTGACCGAGCGTCTGCTGCCCGGCGTGCTGGTGCTGTTCGAGGGCGCCTGGATGGACCCGGACAAAGACGGTATCGACCGCGCCGGCAACCCTGACTTTTTGACGCTGGACAACCCCAGCCCCGCCGGCGCCTTTGCCTACAACAACGCCATGGTGCAGATCAAGAAGACCGACCTGGTGCACCGCCCCGGTTGGGACGACCTGGCCGTGGCGCGCTCGTCGGTGTTCCGGCGTGACATGTAA
- a CDS encoding 4Fe-4S dicluster domain-containing protein, translating to MAEKQVINKLGVDAKARVKYAQETRDATTYNPVKPAQQFGFIHNNMDCIGCRACEIACKDKNGLPPGPRFRRVMYIEGGSFPDVFAYKVNMSCNHCAEPACLPSCPTGAIWKRADNGVVDIDSTLCIGCRRCEATCPFGAPQYDPTDNTVKKCNLCIDELEAGRKPYCVSACMMRVLDIGPIDQLRAGTYDTKAMVKGQDVPVRQVQHMANPELTNPSIVFIAHPKGKVEAPAPAPAAPAAPASKASS from the coding sequence ATGGCTGAAAAACAAGTCATCAACAAGCTCGGCGTCGATGCCAAGGCGCGCGTGAAGTACGCGCAGGAAACGCGCGACGCCACCACCTACAACCCGGTCAAGCCGGCGCAGCAGTTCGGCTTCATCCACAACAACATGGATTGCATCGGCTGCCGCGCCTGCGAAATCGCCTGCAAGGACAAGAACGGCCTGCCGCCCGGCCCGCGCTTTCGCCGCGTCATGTACATCGAAGGGGGCAGCTTCCCCGACGTGTTCGCCTACAAGGTCAACATGTCGTGCAACCACTGCGCCGAGCCGGCCTGTTTGCCCTCGTGCCCCACCGGCGCGATCTGGAAGCGCGCTGACAACGGCGTGGTGGACATCGACAGCACCCTGTGCATCGGCTGCCGCCGCTGCGAAGCCACCTGCCCCTTCGGCGCGCCGCAGTACGACCCGACCGACAACACGGTCAAGAAGTGCAACCTGTGCATCGACGAGCTGGAAGCGGGCCGCAAGCCGTACTGCGTGTCGGCCTGCATGATGCGCGTGCTCGACATCGGCCCCATCGACCAGTTGCGCGCCGGCACCTACGACACCAAGGCCATGGTCAAGGGCCAGGACGTGCCCGTGCGCCAGGTGCAGCACATGGCCAACCCCGAGCTGACCAACCCGTCGATCGTGTTCATCGCGCACCCGAAGGGCAAGGTGGAAGCGCCCGCGCCCGCGCCCGCCGCACCCGCCGCGCCCGCCAGCAAGGCCTCGTCGTGA
- a CDS encoding TorD/DmsD family molecular chaperone — protein MTGAAPAAAPHPPPSPAWLALAAEDLRALAWLHAEERAPEVLTALYASGFPATLTLVDAARPEAQAMDAALCALASSRCEEADDALPASSVNELAADYAAIYLTHALRASPHESVWLDDDHLMLQGPTFAVRDFYRRHGVQAADWRVRADDHITHELEFVALLLERGETREAARFLKTHLLAWLPDFARRVAQRAATPFYAALAGLTLAACEGCQQRLPTVAVLPQPVLEGTRPGGGCG, from the coding sequence GTGACCGGCGCCGCCCCTGCTGCCGCGCCGCACCCCCCGCCTTCGCCGGCCTGGCTGGCGCTGGCCGCCGAAGACCTGCGCGCGCTGGCCTGGCTGCACGCCGAAGAGCGCGCGCCCGAGGTGCTGACGGCGCTGTACGCGAGCGGCTTTCCCGCCACGCTCACCCTGGTCGATGCCGCCCGCCCCGAGGCGCAGGCCATGGACGCGGCGCTGTGCGCGCTGGCCAGCAGCCGCTGCGAAGAGGCCGACGACGCCTTGCCCGCTTCCAGCGTCAACGAGCTGGCGGCCGACTACGCCGCCATCTACCTGACGCATGCGCTGCGCGCCTCGCCGCACGAATCGGTGTGGCTGGACGACGACCACCTGATGCTGCAAGGCCCCACCTTTGCCGTGCGCGACTTCTACCGCCGCCACGGCGTGCAGGCCGCCGACTGGCGCGTGCGCGCCGACGACCACATCACGCACGAACTTGAATTTGTGGCCCTGCTGCTGGAGCGCGGCGAAACGCGCGAAGCGGCGCGCTTTCTCAAGACGCATCTGCTGGCCTGGCTGCCCGATTTCGCCCGCCGCGTGGCGCAGCGCGCCGCCACGCCGTTCTACGCCGCGCTGGCCGGCCTGACGCTGGCCGCCTGCGAAGGCTGCCAGCAGCGCCTGCCCACGGTGGCCGTGCTGCCGCAGCCGGTGCTCGAAGGCACGCGCCCCGGCGGCGGCTGCGGCTGA
- a CDS encoding 4Fe-4S binding protein, with protein sequence MDAARCVHQRVRHASCTACETACPTNAWQSTGDGLTFDADACDRCGLCVAACPTQALTLPAPQPLLARQNNGAQAAWWRCERAGPPDHPANAPCLLALSPAWLHLAARRLGVHEHVFVPGDCSRCARGAGLPEWQRQWRGQAALAASRGFALHLRLAPAADWPTSPDAGAPADLGRRRFFRRAAPPAPVRSSPPLSSAREDIWASAPTTPPPAPVAPLWQVDFDRTRCTLCLACVHVCPTNTIFFIAARADSTTTRFGFDLQKCTGCGLCTAACDSGALAPPKPTPSDGPPAHGPESWPLRTQRCQRCGVDFRQFASADGNPHLTCPTCAQGRPARAGRIVQTSPP encoded by the coding sequence GTGGACGCGGCGCGCTGCGTGCACCAGCGCGTGCGCCACGCCAGCTGCACCGCATGCGAAACCGCCTGCCCCACGAACGCCTGGCAATCCACCGGCGATGGCCTGACGTTCGATGCCGACGCGTGCGACCGCTGCGGCCTGTGCGTGGCCGCCTGCCCGACGCAGGCGCTCACCCTGCCCGCGCCGCAGCCGCTGCTGGCGCGGCAGAACAACGGTGCCCAGGCCGCCTGGTGGCGCTGCGAGCGCGCCGGCCCGCCCGATCACCCCGCCAACGCGCCCTGCCTGCTGGCGCTGTCGCCCGCGTGGCTGCACTTGGCCGCGCGCCGGCTGGGCGTGCACGAGCACGTCTTCGTGCCGGGCGATTGCAGCCGCTGCGCACGCGGCGCCGGTCTGCCCGAATGGCAGCGCCAGTGGCGCGGCCAGGCGGCGCTGGCCGCCAGCCGGGGCTTTGCGCTGCATCTGCGTCTGGCGCCAGCGGCCGACTGGCCCACCAGCCCCGACGCCGGCGCACCGGCCGACCTGGGCCGGCGCCGCTTCTTCCGGCGCGCGGCGCCGCCCGCTCCCGTGCGCAGCAGCCCGCCCTTGAGCAGCGCGCGCGAGGACATCTGGGCGAGCGCTCCCACCACGCCACCACCCGCGCCCGTGGCGCCGCTGTGGCAGGTCGATTTCGACCGCACGCGCTGCACGCTGTGCCTGGCCTGCGTCCACGTCTGTCCCACGAATACTATATTTTTTATAGCTGCTCGCGCTGATTCCACCACGACTCGCTTTGGATTTGACCTTCAAAAGTGCACCGGTTGCGGCCTGTGCACCGCCGCCTGCGACAGCGGCGCGCTGGCGCCGCCCAAGCCCACGCCCAGCGACGGCCCGCCCGCCCATGGCCCCGAGAGCTGGCCACTGCGCACCCAGCGCTGCCAGCGCTGCGGTGTTGACTTTCGTCAATTCGCCAGCGCCGATGGCAACCCACACTTGACCTGCCCGACCTGCGCTCAGGGGCGCCCCGCGCGCGCCGGCCGCATCGTGCAGACTTCCCCGCCATGA